In Gemmatimonadota bacterium, the genomic window CGTTGCTGATCTGTGAACACAAAAAGAATATTCGGTTGATTCATATCTATTCCTCAAATTTGTCGTTCGCGGTATTCCCTACTTGTTAAACCAAAGAAGCTGCAATCCGTTTTCGCTCACAGTACTTTTTAATTTTCGTTTACACTCGTTTTCTGCGGAATGCGTGGGGATTTACCATTTCATATCCCCATCGATCCAACAATTCATGCCCGTTCTCAAACGCGTCGTTCTGTTCCTTCAACAGATCTGAAAGCAAACCTTCCAGATGCGTTTGAACAGATTCTACCTCAGGCCGACCACAAAGGTTCTCCAACTGATAAGGATCTGCCTCATTGTCATACAGCAACCAGGGCCCCTCCAGGTCACGCACATAAGTATAACGGCTCGTGCGAACGCCCCGATATTCCCTGCCACCATGTTCATAAGAATAATTGGCAAACGGAACGTAGCATCCAAAGAGTGAAGCCTCCAAAGGCGCATCGGCTTCGCCAAGAATGTGTTTGGAAAAACTCACCCCTTCGACGCCTTCCGGTACAGGCGCGCCCACCAGATCCAACAACGTCGGCATCATATCTGGTATGCCAAAAGGGGTGTCGATTTGACGACTCGTACCATCTGGGAAACGCAACAGAAAGGGCACAAGAATAGATTCATCCCAGGGCCGTATTTTCCGATTGTGACCTTGTGACCCATTCATTTCACCGTGGTCAGAGGTAAACACAAGAATCGTATCCTCTGTCATCCCGAGGCGTTCAAGCGCTTCTTCAACACGGCCCACGCAGTGATCAAGTGCTGTAATGTGCGCATAATAACCCCACATATCATTCCGGGCAGTCGCCTCACACTCAGCAGGCACATTGTCTCGCAAGATGATCTCGTCTTCATTGTAAAGCGCTCTGTATTCTTCCGGCACTTTGTGGAAAGGGTTATGAGGCGGGCCGTAGGATACAAAAAGGAAAAATGGATCTTCCTTCTCCTCTCTGCCTTCCAGATATTCAATCGTACAATCGGTCTGTGCAAACGCATCGTATCCTTCCCACTTTTTCATAATGCCCGAGTCATCATAATAGGGCGAATCGTAATAATTGTGAGAGCACTCGTGCGCGCGCCAAAAGTCAAAGCCCAACCGTCGCTCAGGTGGGATGAAATTCTGCTCGTGGGTATCCCCGTCCAAATGCCACTTGCCAATGTATGCGGTGTCATAACCGTGTGACTTTAGAACCTCAGCGAATGTGGTCGTATTGGGCTCAAGCCGAATCTGGTTTAAAAAGATCCCATGCGTCAGTGGATATTGCCCGGTCAAAAGACAGGCACGAGCCGGACAACAAACCGGGCACGTTGACACAGTCGTATCCAACCGAACACTCTTTTGAGCCAGGGCATCGAGATTGGGTGTCTTAACATTTGGATCTCCCGCATACCCCGTCGCCTGTGCGCGCCACTGATCGGTCAAAATGAATACAATATTCGGCTTTTCTTTGTTGGCCACAAAAACCTCCTCAGATTACTTCACGCTAATACTGGATCATTCCTTTCAGCTTCCTCGTATTTCAGCAACATCCAATCACAAAGCAATCAGATCACAATCACATGAAAATTAACTGCCCGAATCCATGATAATTAATCAACTATTGATAATCAATGAAAACGCGAAGGAACGTCAGGAGCAGGGATTCAAAATGGTTGCGTGCGGTTTAAATTCGGCGTTACACAAAAAAGAGGCTATCTGCTTTGGATAGCCTCTTTTGCTGTATGGTTAAATTAAATAATGCCATCAACTCTACGACAAGTCTCTATTTCCTCCTAACTCATCCACATCGGCAAGATCTTTGGGGCGAGCGGAGACGCGTTTGTTTTTGATAAGATCTGACAGAGAGATGTAGAAAACGGGCGTTTCTCCATAAATTCCAGAGATGCGATTCTGCCAGACCTCTTCAAACGTAAGGCCACTGATGCTGTTCATCATTTCGATTCTTACAGGCGCAATCCCCATTCTAACAATGTTGCCAGAATCGGCAAACTCTGTAGCTTGCGCTTCAGTTGTAGCCAAACCGAATTGGTCAAGCGCATGGCGAATATGATCGATATTTTCTCGGGTATTTCGAAAAAAGAGATCCAGATCATCGGTTGCTCGGGCATAGCCATGGAATGCAACAGCATATCCACCGACAATCACAAATTCAACTGTCTCCGCGTTTAACAATTGTAAGAACTCTTCGAAGTCGTTGTGGATATTCACGGTGGGTTACCTTACACATCTCCTGGCGTAAATCCTCAAGGAGCGAAACGCGTTCGTCCCCTGTAAGATGTCGGGTATGGTCGCAGGCTTTTTCATTGGGATCAAATTTTGAAATTGTCAGAACACGTTTCATAGGACAAACCTCAAAGGAATAACTTCACCAATACAAATGAATATAGCCCATCAGCATAAGCGCGTCAACGAATCACAGAAATATCAAAAAGATTTGATTCCTTCTTAAACAACAGGTCTGATCTCTGGCGCACCGTTCGCTTCACACCACGGCGTAAGCGGGCTATCTCCACCACCAGCTTTGTAACCCTCTATCTTGGGATATCTTTCACCTGCCAAATACCGACCCAATTCATCCAGTTTATCCATAAAGGCAGGCTCCTGGCTTCGATAGTCCAGCGGCATAACCCAACGATAGCCATAACCAATCATGATCGCCTTTCGTATGTTACCCGATGTGTTTATCCCTGCCGCATGACCGGTTCGATTTTCAAAGAATAGACAATCACCCGCCTTTAAAGAAGCTTCAACATAACCTTTTGGTCCAGGCTCTCCTTCAGGGACTTCAATGGGGTTGCTATGGCGATTGGAGCCAGGCGCAACCAGCGTCACACCCGAGTTTGGTTCGGTCAGATCATTGAGATAAAACGCGCACTTTAACAAAACACGGGGCACATGATTTCCCAATACTTTTGTCGCTGCACCATAATCGCGATGCCATCCGACCCGCCGAACTTTCTTCGAGGGATCGGAAGAGCCTCTATAAGCAAGTTGTGATACCATCAGTTGGATGTGTGCACCCAAAAGCTGTACCGCAACCGACAGCGATTTGGCGTGGGTTAGCAGTGGAATAAAAGCATCATCTTTCACAATACAATTCTTAAAGCCCAGTCGTCCCGTGCGCATGTGTTGGTCGTCACTCGCAATCAACCGATCAGCAGCCTCGACGACCCGGTCAATCATGTCCTGATTGAGCACGTCGCGCACGATGAGATAGCCTTGCTCATCAAATTGCCTGATTTCTTGTTCTGAAAGCGCATGCCAGTCCAGATCAATTGACGATTCTGTCATCTGAGCCATTGTTTGCTCTCCTTTCGTTTTGGCGCGGTGGTCATTCTCCCGTAACATTCGGGATGAGTGCCGACAAGCCCAGGTTTGTTAGCCGCTCGATTTCCTCCTGGCGTTCGTCGCCCTCCAGCGGACCCGCGTAGGGGGCCTGCTCGAAGCGACATGGAGACTCCACCAGGCGGGGATCGTCGTTCTCCCACAGGATGCCCATGAGTTCGTTCGCCAGGTCTTTGCGGATCTGCTCGTAGTCCGGGTTCGTGGCGACATTGTTCATGTAGTGGAGATCGACCCGAAGGTCGTAGAGTTCCTCTCGAGGACGTTTACCGAAGCCGATCTCAAAGAGGGGCTGTACATCTTTGTCGGCGCGGTGGTGAATCATCCAGGCCTTGGTTGGACCCCCATCCATGTCGGAATACGCCGGGCGCGAGCTGGCCAGGAGACTGTCCCAGGACGGCGCCTCCGCATTGGGGTCGTCGAGCCCTCGGGGATCCCCCACAGGCCAACGGTCGGGCTCAAAGTTGTGGATGTAGAGAAAGTCCCGGGTGCGGATCGCACGCATCGGATAGGGCATGCCATCTCTCGCCATGACATTGTGGCGCTCCCGACCCGTCACGACGGCCGTGCGCTCTGCTTCTACCTGTCCACTCCTGTTGCTTTCGAGCACAGGTAGAAGGCTGCGAGCCGTCATGCTGTCTGGGATGTCAACGCCCGCGGCGTCGAGGAAAGTGGGTGCCAGATCCATCAGGTTGACGAAGTCATCGACGACTCGGGCAGAAGGGATGCGTTCTGGCCATCGGGCGGCCAGCGCTACCTCGCAGCCGATGTTGTAAAGGTTGCACTTGGCGCGCGGGAAGCCCGGAATGCCGTGGTCGCCGCTGACGACGATGAGTGTATTGTCCAGTTCGCCGATGGCCTCGAGGCGTTCGATCAGGACGCCCAGACCAGCATCTACCGCCAGACACTCACCCAGGTAGTCGTTCACGTCTTCACGGATGTCGTGGACATCGGGGAGGAAGGCCGGAAGGCGACCTTTCAGGTCGTCGGGTTCCAGCCCCCATAGCGCCTTGCCGGATCCGCGCTCCCAGGTTCGGTGGGTGTTGGTTGGACCCCACCAGTAGCAGAAGGGCTTTTCCGCTGGCCTCGCCTCCAGGAAGGCGTCGAAGTTCTGCCGCGTCTCTTCGAGGAGCATCTTTTTGGACCCGTCGATCCCGAGTTCAGACGCCCGTTCGGTCGCGACGTGGGAGAAGCGGTTGTATAGCCTGCCAGCCGGCTCGTACCGCGTGCGCTCTGCGCCGTAGGGGGCGTTCATGGTCCTTCCAGGAGACCAGACTTTGTACGTGTACCCGATGTGGTAGCCATTTTCCTCGAGAATGAGGGGATAGGTCGGAATGGTCTCGTCCCACACAGCGCCCTGCAGGATGGCGCCGAGGCCCGTCTGCCAGAAGTACTGTCCCGAGAGGATGGAACTCCGGCAGGGCGTGCAACTGGGCGCCGGAACAAAGGCGTTTCGGAAGAGCACACCTTCCTCGGCAATCCGGTCGAAGTTTGGGGTGTCGAGGAGTGCGTTAATCGCGTTTTCGCCCTCGACGGGACGGTATGCGCTGGCATAGCGTCCCCAGTCGTCCGCAAAGGCAAAGAGTATGTTGGGGGGCATCAATTCTCCATTCAACAATTTTTAAAAGTTAGCGGACAGTTCGATTCTCTTCATCACCCGCTCCAATACCCACACCCTGACGATGCCATCCCGCTGCCCAGCGAGTCCACTCCTATAATTGTTCCTTTCGAGCTGCGCGTTGTGTTCCGGTCCGAACATCTCCTGTTTGTTTATGGCTTGCTCCAGAGCGGGAATGAGCGGCTTCATGGGCTGCAGTTCTTCGCGGCTGCGGTATGACAGATAGGCGCCTGCCCGTAGCCGCGCCCAGAGGATATCGCTCGATAGCGCGCGCTCAAAAGCGGGTAGGGCCAGGACGCCTTCGCCTGCCCGCACCAGATAGTCCCCAGCGGCCAGGCTGACGCTGATTGAGGGGTCGTCCAGTAGGGGGGATAGGTGCTCGATCACCGCGCGTTCCACACCGAGTGAGCAAAGGCCGGTAACAGCCCAGAAACGCACGGCGCTGTCGGGGTCGCCAAGTCGTTTTGTGAGTTCTTCCTTTGCTTCGTCACCCAGGCGCGCCAGATCCGCTGTTTCCAGGATCCGCTCGTAATTATCACAGTGCGCCCCGACTGCATGACTTACACCATTGTACTGCTCAGCTCGCGCGGCAATTTCCGGTTCATCAATCAACCCCAGATCGCGGGTCTCGATCATCCAGTCGAACAGCTTCTGTCGCAACTCATCCTTCACATTGCTGTAAGCGGGGTCATCTGCGAGGTTATTTATCTCTTCGGGATCGTTCTCGATGTCATACAATTCTTCGGCGGGTTTGTGATCCTGCCAGATCTGAAACTGCTGGTAATGCTCAGGCAACCCGTCCTGTTTGATCATGACCGGTGGACCGAGCATCAGAAATACGCCGTCGGGGTCGTGGACCTTCTGTTTGCCCGGTAGGCAAGAGGTCTCCCAGAAGGCGCGTTCCGGCGTTCCCTCCTCCGGGACCTTTGCGAAGAACCCGCCGTCTGGATAGAACGAAGCGTATGGCTGGTGGGGGAGGAAGTTGCGAAAGTAACGGTATTTTTGGGTGCGGATTGTACGGATTACTTCCGGGTTGTTGTCCAGCCGATCCCTGGCACTGCAGACGAAATCTCTCGGTTCATTTCTGTTGGGGCCGCACATGTTTCGGCTCTGGATGTGTTCGGCGAGCGGAATGCCTGCCAGTTGCAGGGTCGTCGCACACAGGTCCATGTGCAAGACGGGTTCATCAACCGCGGCGCCGGGTTCTGCCGGAGCCAGGTGCCGGTACTTCTCCGGGAATCGCATGATCAGCGGGATATTCAGTCCGTCGTCGTAGGCGTGGATTTTCCCCCGGGGATAACCCGTGCCATGGTCTCCCCAATAGACCACAATAGTGTCTTCACTGTGCCCCTGCGCTTCAAGCTCGTCGAGGATCTCTCCGACCTGTTTATCGACGTTGGTAAGGGCGTCGTAGAAGAGCGCCATCCGTTCCCTGAACAGGGGGGTGTCGGGAACAAAGCTCGGAACCGGCACATCATTCGGGTCGTGCAATTCGTCGTCGCTCAAGAGCGAGGAACGCGCTTTCCGCGCATCCT contains:
- a CDS encoding phytanoyl-CoA dioxygenase family protein, which gives rise to MAQMTESSIDLDWHALSEQEIRQFDEQGYLIVRDVLNQDMIDRVVEAADRLIASDDQHMRTGRLGFKNCIVKDDAFIPLLTHAKSLSVAVQLLGAHIQLMVSQLAYRGSSDPSKKVRRVGWHRDYGAATKVLGNHVPRVLLKCAFYLNDLTEPNSGVTLVAPGSNRHSNPIEVPEGEPGPKGYVEASLKAGDCLFFENRTGHAAGINTSGNIRKAIMIGYGYRWVMPLDYRSQEPAFMDKLDELGRYLAGERYPKIEGYKAGGGDSPLTPWCEANGAPEIRPVV
- a CDS encoding nucleotidyltransferase; this encodes MNIHNDFEEFLQLLNAETVEFVIVGGYAVAFHGYARATDDLDLFFRNTRENIDHIRHALDQFGLATTEAQATEFADSGNIVRMGIAPVRIEMMNSISGLTFEEVWQNRISGIYGETPVFYISLSDLIKNKRVSARPKDLADVDELGGNRDLS
- a CDS encoding sulfatase-like hydrolase/transferase translates to MTVRIFIVWCVLISNHHKIFFGRTRYMTKQDRPNFLWISNHDSSAWNYGCYGDQYAHTPNIDRLSAEGVRYTNAFTAGPICSPSRTGIYTGMHPTTLGTHHHRSAVIRPAGVELLNTMLTSAGYACTQPDNDINLYVSKEEREQYYNAEDFWENRPEDKPFFMYYRLGSSHASVFKLTPEDARKARSSLLSDDELHDPNDVPVPSFVPDTPLFRERMALFYDALTNVDKQVGEILDELEAQGHSEDTIVVYWGDHGTGYPRGKIHAYDDGLNIPLIMRFPEKYRHLAPAEPGAAVDEPVLHMDLCATTLQLAGIPLAEHIQSRNMCGPNRNEPRDFVCSARDRLDNNPEVIRTIRTQKYRYFRNFLPHQPYASFYPDGGFFAKVPEEGTPERAFWETSCLPGKQKVHDPDGVFLMLGPPVMIKQDGLPEHYQQFQIWQDHKPAEELYDIENDPEEINNLADDPAYSNVKDELRQKLFDWMIETRDLGLIDEPEIAARAEQYNGVSHAVGAHCDNYERILETADLARLGDEAKEELTKRLGDPDSAVRFWAVTGLCSLGVERAVIEHLSPLLDDPSISVSLAAGDYLVRAGEGVLALPAFERALSSDILWARLRAGAYLSYRSREELQPMKPLIPALEQAINKQEMFGPEHNAQLERNNYRSGLAGQRDGIVRVWVLERVMKRIELSANF
- a CDS encoding sulfatase, which gives rise to MANKEKPNIVFILTDQWRAQATGYAGDPNVKTPNLDALAQKSVRLDTTVSTCPVCCPARACLLTGQYPLTHGIFLNQIRLEPNTTTFAEVLKSHGYDTAYIGKWHLDGDTHEQNFIPPERRLGFDFWRAHECSHNYYDSPYYDDSGIMKKWEGYDAFAQTDCTIEYLEGREEKEDPFFLFVSYGPPHNPFHKVPEEYRALYNEDEIILRDNVPAECEATARNDMWGYYAHITALDHCVGRVEEALERLGMTEDTILVFTSDHGEMNGSQGHNRKIRPWDESILVPFLLRFPDGTSRQIDTPFGIPDMMPTLLDLVGAPVPEGVEGVSFSKHILGEADAPLEASLFGCYVPFANYSYEHGGREYRGVRTSRYTYVRDLEGPWLLYDNEADPYQLENLCGRPEVESVQTHLEGLLSDLLKEQNDAFENGHELLDRWGYEMVNPHAFRRKRV
- a CDS encoding sulfatase, whose product is MPPNILFAFADDWGRYASAYRPVEGENAINALLDTPNFDRIAEEGVLFRNAFVPAPSCTPCRSSILSGQYFWQTGLGAILQGAVWDETIPTYPLILEENGYHIGYTYKVWSPGRTMNAPYGAERTRYEPAGRLYNRFSHVATERASELGIDGSKKMLLEETRQNFDAFLEARPAEKPFCYWWGPTNTHRTWERGSGKALWGLEPDDLKGRLPAFLPDVHDIREDVNDYLGECLAVDAGLGVLIERLEAIGELDNTLIVVSGDHGIPGFPRAKCNLYNIGCEVALAARWPERIPSARVVDDFVNLMDLAPTFLDAAGVDIPDSMTARSLLPVLESNRSGQVEAERTAVVTGRERHNVMARDGMPYPMRAIRTRDFLYIHNFEPDRWPVGDPRGLDDPNAEAPSWDSLLASSRPAYSDMDGGPTKAWMIHHRADKDVQPLFEIGFGKRPREELYDLRVDLHYMNNVATNPDYEQIRKDLANELMGILWENDDPRLVESPCRFEQAPYAGPLEGDERQEEIERLTNLGLSALIPNVTGE